Proteins encoded within one genomic window of uncultured Desulfobacter sp.:
- a CDS encoding class I SAM-dependent methyltransferase has translation MYKQHMNISSSSLCVFPELSFPLLEAFPDIFQKPDWAMDLRHVMMLYNLLCAAPFRCVIEIGSHYGVSTSAFVQAQHRREFEFHICDVKVHSTVRNMNANGIAKGLTVVHEKTSWEFLSRAPKFDFVLLDGSHIAEHVQDEFELLSAIGLRTIALHDTRTQFLPESAATPWFDGPPRIAEKLSCSTDWLSVEDAQRRAGELTHRGFFLATRDIHVYRLARQSFEHWASVTTEEVHRLCGMNLITEPQKDPSNQ, from the coding sequence ATGTATAAGCAGCATATGAATATATCGTCTTCATCTCTTTGCGTTTTCCCTGAACTCAGTTTCCCTCTGCTCGAAGCATTTCCGGATATTTTTCAGAAACCTGATTGGGCAATGGACTTGCGGCATGTCATGATGCTTTACAATCTGCTATGTGCCGCCCCGTTCCGCTGCGTGATTGAAATTGGCAGTCACTATGGGGTATCTACTTCAGCATTTGTCCAAGCCCAACATCGACGCGAATTTGAGTTTCACATCTGTGACGTTAAGGTTCACTCGACAGTCAGAAACATGAACGCAAATGGAATAGCAAAAGGCCTGACAGTGGTTCATGAAAAAACCTCTTGGGAGTTTTTAAGCAGAGCTCCAAAATTCGATTTTGTTCTGCTGGATGGTAGCCATATCGCGGAACACGTCCAAGACGAGTTCGAGTTATTATCTGCCATAGGTTTGCGGACTATTGCACTCCACGATACACGGACGCAGTTTCTTCCCGAATCTGCAGCTACGCCGTGGTTTGACGGCCCACCAAGGATTGCTGAGAAGTTAAGCTGTTCGACAGACTGGCTGAGCGTCGAGGATGCTCAGCGGCGTGCTGGGGAGCTTACACACCGCGGTTTTTTTCTTGCCACCCGCGACATTCATGTATACAGACTTGCACGTCAATCTTTCGAACATTGGGCCTCAGTAACCACTGAAGAAGTGCATCGCCTATGCGGCATGAACCTTATTACCGAACCCCAAAAAGATCCTTCTAACCAGTGA